In Mangrovivirga cuniculi, the following proteins share a genomic window:
- the aceA gene encoding isocitrate lyase, with amino-acid sequence MNKKEQIQKLQNDWKTNPRWNGIKRPYTAEEVIKLRGNFNIEYTVAKQGAEKLWAKLNTEEFVAGLGALTGNQAVQEVEAGLNAIYLSGWQVAADANIAGEMYPDQSLYPANSVPMVVKRINNALQRADQIQSVNGTGDTDYKVPIVADAEAGFGGNLNAYELMKGMIENGASGVHFEDQLSSAKKCGHLGGKVLVPTQEAVNKLIAARLAADVMGTPTLIIARTDADAATLITSDIDDRDHKFIKKEEGRSPEGFYNVRNGIEQGIDRALSYAPYADLLWMETSNPDLGQARAFAEAIHEKYPGKLLAYNCSPSFNWAAHLTEMEMETFREKLAEMGYKFQFITLAGFHALNTSMFELASAYREKGMAGYSALQEREFALQNYGFRAVKHQAFVGTGYFDAVQNVVTSGLSSTNAMEGSTETAQFN; translated from the coding sequence ATGAATAAGAAAGAACAAATACAGAAATTACAAAATGATTGGAAAACTAACCCGAGATGGAATGGCATTAAAAGACCATATACGGCTGAAGAGGTTATAAAGTTAAGAGGTAATTTCAATATTGAATATACAGTTGCCAAACAAGGAGCTGAAAAGCTTTGGGCAAAATTAAATACTGAAGAGTTTGTCGCTGGACTTGGTGCTTTAACCGGTAACCAGGCTGTACAGGAAGTAGAAGCAGGTTTAAACGCTATCTACCTGAGTGGATGGCAGGTTGCTGCAGATGCTAATATTGCAGGTGAAATGTATCCTGACCAATCTCTTTATCCTGCAAACTCAGTACCGATGGTTGTAAAAAGGATAAATAATGCGTTGCAGCGAGCAGATCAGATTCAGAGTGTTAATGGAACAGGTGATACTGATTACAAGGTTCCAATCGTAGCAGATGCTGAAGCCGGATTTGGAGGTAACTTAAATGCCTATGAATTAATGAAAGGAATGATCGAGAATGGTGCATCAGGTGTTCACTTTGAAGATCAGTTATCTTCAGCAAAAAAATGCGGTCATCTGGGTGGTAAAGTCCTGGTTCCAACACAAGAAGCTGTAAATAAACTAATAGCTGCCAGGCTTGCTGCCGATGTAATGGGGACTCCTACACTTATTATTGCTCGTACAGATGCAGATGCTGCAACTCTAATTACTTCAGATATTGATGACAGAGATCATAAGTTTATCAAAAAGGAGGAAGGCAGGTCTCCTGAAGGATTTTATAATGTTCGTAATGGGATAGAACAGGGTATAGATCGTGCTTTATCATATGCACCATACGCTGACCTGTTATGGATGGAGACAAGTAATCCGGATCTTGGACAGGCCAGAGCTTTTGCAGAAGCAATTCATGAAAAATATCCAGGAAAACTATTAGCATATAACTGTTCGCCATCTTTCAACTGGGCTGCTCATCTTACTGAAATGGAAATGGAGACTTTCAGGGAGAAGTTAGCTGAAATGGGATACAAATTTCAGTTTATCACCCTTGCTGGATTCCACGCTCTGAATACTTCTATGTTTGAGTTAGCAAGTGCTTACAGAGAAAAAGGAATGGCAGGATATTCAGCTCTGCAGGAAAGAGAGTTCGCCTTGCAAAATTATGGCTTTAGAGCCGTGAAACATCAGGCCTTTGTTGGAACTGGTTACTTTGATGCAGTTCAGAATGTTGTTACCAGTGGTTTGTCTTCTACTAACGCTATGGAAGGATCCACAGAAACAGCCCAATTTAATTAA
- a CDS encoding ferritin, whose amino-acid sequence MKDLIRLNTSLTEKVESQLNEQIRIEAASSSHYLAMASWCEVNGFENSAEYFYKQSDEERAHMLKIFKYVNDVGGHAVSPKITEIRQDYGSFKEIFEVALENEIAVSKSINNLVDICYKEKDHSTINFLQWFLEEQREEEYVARRCLELFDVIGEETQGRWMIDKQIPEITYREE is encoded by the coding sequence ATGAAAGATTTAATAAGATTGAATACATCACTGACTGAAAAAGTTGAAAGTCAGCTGAACGAACAAATAAGAATCGAGGCTGCCTCAAGTTCTCATTATCTTGCTATGGCATCCTGGTGCGAGGTCAATGGATTTGAAAATAGTGCAGAATATTTCTATAAACAATCTGATGAAGAAAGAGCTCATATGCTTAAAATTTTTAAGTATGTGAATGATGTTGGTGGACATGCTGTTTCTCCAAAAATCACAGAAATCAGACAGGATTATGGAAGCTTCAAAGAAATATTTGAGGTTGCACTGGAAAATGAAATAGCAGTATCAAAGTCTATTAACAACCTTGTGGATATATGCTACAAGGAGAAAGACCACAGTACAATTAATTTCTTACAGTGGTTCCTTGAGGAACAGCGTGAGGAAGAGTATGTTGCAAGAAGATGCCTGGAATTATTTGATGTGATAGGAGAGGAAACGCAGGGTCGTTGGATGATCGACAAGCAAATTCCGGAAATCACATACAGAGAAGAATAG
- a CDS encoding OmpA family protein, whose amino-acid sequence MNDFKYLIILFISLNCFFSTEVAAQGSIFTNLKNPVDIAQNYYDDKKFEQAIPYFHQAIDENKNVPDLIKLQLGECYYRSNKPSKAAKWLGEGLKSGGLDQPRFFLYYAEVLSSQGKYTEAGTFYTLYRKNTNEVSRPKNKLEGIYQLNTFFEDTAYLSVEEIFVSENSNIFSPYIYNDQLYGVSNKTGHPAFKGSVSDYDLFKFDFFNNETIKTELPSPINSNSHEGPLTFFDDGKKIIFTRTVTTKVKPQGVLQLFYSELIHEKKNKWSNPEPLSFNNDSYSCGHPAISEDGKTLIFASDKPGGEGGMDLYITFDRNGEWSVPVNMGDEVNTEGHELFPLLDDQTLYFSGNGHGGLGGMDIYRSIVHNTQVVKVENMGAPINSPNDDFGISFKEGQRSGYFSSNRPTKSGNSDKVFRFHKSLVPSPHLSGIIMDFDNNLKVRGAEILLMNESGEILEQFFGGRNAQFRFELERNRNYKLMARRKGFASEETVVNTSDLFVDNQLIKLPLVLESLLLQGVIRDKENSGFIEGAKVILVDETNGHFYEYTTGDDGMYDFIMEEGSDYSLFVTKEGFFEKTLDIESFGLNYGLISYTVDMNPVISGEKLLFDDIMFDEGSATLTEDAKTELNNIAKVLNAQKFYKIKFYVHTDSRGDAVENMKLTQKRARGIKNYLVLKDIDQDRIQAFGLGESEPINKCVDGVDCTEPEYMMNIRVEAELTY is encoded by the coding sequence ATGAACGACTTTAAATATTTAATTATACTATTTATATCGCTAAACTGTTTTTTTTCAACAGAAGTAGCAGCACAAGGTTCTATATTCACTAACCTTAAAAATCCTGTTGATATTGCTCAGAACTATTATGATGATAAAAAATTCGAACAGGCTATACCTTATTTTCACCAGGCGATTGACGAAAATAAGAATGTACCTGACCTGATCAAACTTCAGCTAGGTGAATGTTATTATCGAAGCAACAAACCTTCGAAAGCGGCCAAATGGCTCGGAGAGGGATTAAAATCCGGAGGATTAGATCAACCTCGTTTCTTTCTTTATTACGCAGAGGTTTTAAGTAGTCAGGGTAAGTACACTGAAGCAGGCACATTTTATACCCTATACAGAAAAAACACTAATGAGGTTAGCAGGCCAAAGAATAAACTTGAAGGAATTTATCAGTTAAACACTTTTTTCGAAGACACTGCTTATTTAAGTGTCGAAGAGATTTTCGTTTCTGAAAATTCAAATATATTTTCTCCATATATTTACAATGATCAATTATATGGTGTAAGTAATAAAACAGGACACCCTGCATTTAAAGGAAGTGTATCTGATTATGACCTTTTTAAATTCGATTTTTTCAATAATGAAACAATCAAAACCGAACTTCCTTCACCAATTAACTCAAATAGTCACGAAGGGCCCCTTACGTTTTTTGACGATGGTAAAAAAATAATATTTACACGTACTGTAACTACAAAGGTAAAACCTCAGGGAGTTCTTCAATTGTTTTACTCCGAACTTATACATGAGAAGAAAAACAAATGGTCTAATCCTGAGCCACTTTCGTTTAACAATGACAGTTATTCATGTGGTCACCCCGCAATATCTGAAGATGGCAAGACTTTAATATTTGCCAGTGATAAGCCAGGAGGAGAAGGTGGAATGGATCTTTACATCACCTTTGATAGAAATGGTGAATGGAGTGTGCCAGTTAACATGGGAGATGAGGTTAATACAGAGGGACATGAACTCTTCCCATTACTGGATGATCAGACACTTTATTTCTCTGGAAATGGCCATGGAGGTTTAGGAGGTATGGATATTTATAGATCCATCGTTCACAATACTCAGGTAGTTAAAGTTGAAAACATGGGTGCGCCGATCAATAGCCCGAATGATGACTTTGGAATTAGTTTTAAAGAGGGACAAAGATCGGGTTATTTTTCATCTAATCGTCCTACCAAAAGTGGCAATTCAGACAAAGTATTCAGATTTCATAAAAGTCTTGTTCCATCGCCTCACCTAAGCGGAATTATTATGGATTTTGATAATAACTTAAAAGTCAGAGGTGCTGAAATCCTATTAATGAATGAGTCTGGTGAGATATTAGAGCAATTCTTTGGTGGGCGTAATGCTCAATTCCGTTTCGAACTGGAAAGAAACAGAAACTACAAATTGATGGCTCGAAGAAAAGGATTTGCTTCAGAAGAAACTGTTGTAAACACTTCAGATTTGTTTGTTGATAATCAATTGATAAAATTACCACTTGTACTGGAATCATTATTATTACAAGGTGTAATCAGAGATAAGGAAAACTCGGGATTTATAGAAGGTGCTAAGGTTATATTAGTTGATGAGACCAACGGACATTTCTATGAATATACAACCGGTGATGATGGTATGTATGACTTTATCATGGAGGAAGGTTCTGATTACTCTCTATTTGTTACTAAAGAGGGCTTTTTTGAGAAAACTCTCGATATTGAATCATTTGGTCTAAATTACGGATTGATTTCTTATACAGTGGACATGAACCCAGTCATATCAGGTGAAAAACTGCTTTTCGATGATATTATGTTTGATGAAGGGTCTGCAACCTTAACTGAAGATGCAAAAACTGAACTAAACAATATTGCTAAAGTGCTAAATGCTCAGAAATTTTATAAAATTAAATTTTATGTGCATACTGATAGCCGTGGCGATGCTGTAGAGAATATGAAATTAACGCAAAAAAGGGCAAGAGGAATTAAAAACTACCTTGTGCTTAAAGATATAGATCAAGACAGAATCCAGGCTTTTGGCCTTGGAGAATCTGAACCTATTAATAAATGCGTTGATGGTGTTGACTGTACCGAACCTGAATACATGATGAACATCAGGGTTGAAGCAGAATTAACCTACTAA
- a CDS encoding PorP/SprF family type IX secretion system membrane protein, whose protein sequence is MKRVLIIFIFLNIAGWNIQAQQMPMYSQYMFNGSAINPAYAGSQDAFYASILWREQWVGMEGAPSTQTLSIHSPLKNQKIAIGGLLYQDQIGVTTNRAIIPQFTYRIPSDKGIMSFGLQAGVINYDADYSEISSTDPAFRNVTINSWKPTFGFGIYYYTDKFYLGASMPQMNEIYIDDTNDSSQAVLTSHAFITGGYVFDINADFKLKPHLLIKYANGSPLGFDMNVTGIFRDVLWTGVSYRYQESITGLLKLQVSSGLQFGYSYDFMTNKDWRLYSSGTHELMLSYRFSFDKNTTVTPKYF, encoded by the coding sequence ATGAAACGGGTTTTAATAATATTCATTTTTTTAAATATCGCAGGCTGGAATATTCAGGCTCAACAAATGCCTATGTATTCACAATACATGTTTAACGGTTCGGCGATCAATCCTGCCTACGCTGGCAGCCAGGATGCTTTTTACGCTTCAATTTTATGGAGAGAACAATGGGTTGGTATGGAAGGAGCTCCTTCTACTCAAACCCTATCGATTCATAGTCCGTTAAAAAACCAAAAGATTGCAATCGGAGGTTTACTTTATCAGGATCAGATTGGAGTAACTACCAACAGAGCTATCATTCCTCAATTCACTTACCGAATTCCAAGTGACAAGGGAATTATGTCTTTTGGTTTGCAGGCAGGCGTCATAAATTATGATGCTGATTATTCTGAAATATCATCTACCGATCCTGCCTTTAGAAATGTGACTATCAATAGCTGGAAACCTACGTTTGGCTTTGGAATTTATTATTATACTGATAAGTTCTATCTGGGAGCATCTATGCCTCAAATGAATGAGATATATATCGATGATACAAATGATAGCTCTCAGGCAGTTTTAACTTCCCATGCTTTTATAACCGGAGGCTATGTATTTGATATAAATGCAGACTTCAAACTTAAGCCGCACTTACTTATTAAGTACGCCAATGGTTCGCCTTTAGGATTTGACATGAATGTCACTGGTATTTTCCGTGATGTATTATGGACCGGTGTATCTTACAGATACCAGGAGTCAATAACCGGATTGCTTAAGCTTCAGGTTTCTAGTGGTTTACAATTTGGTTATAGCTATGACTTTATGACAAACAAAGACTGGAGGTTATATAGTTCCGGAACGCATGAATTAATGCTAAGCTATAGATTTTCATTTGATAAAAACACTACGGTAACTCCAAAATATTTCTAA